A region from the Rufibacter sp. DG15C genome encodes:
- the msrB gene encoding peptide-methionine (R)-S-oxide reductase MsrB produces the protein MKRLFFIYFLGLIPLLSCQSASDQGTKPQATATVPTQPITSEQTKNPYYSRTDTTKLKLSDAEWKNVLTPEVYAVARQKGTERAFTGKLWDFTGKGTYYCAACGNKLFASDAKFATDCGWPSFFETFRKNAVVYKEDKSYGMDRIEVLCGRCDGHLGHLFDDGPPPTYKRYCMNSISLDFVPNNGLQVNN, from the coding sequence ATGAAACGACTCTTTTTCATCTACTTTTTAGGCTTGATTCCTTTGCTCAGTTGCCAAAGCGCCTCTGACCAAGGTACCAAGCCACAGGCCACAGCTACCGTTCCTACGCAGCCCATTACCTCAGAGCAGACCAAGAACCCCTACTACTCTCGCACAGACACCACCAAATTGAAACTGTCTGATGCTGAATGGAAGAACGTGTTAACGCCCGAAGTGTACGCCGTGGCCCGCCAGAAAGGCACCGAGCGCGCGTTTACTGGCAAGCTTTGGGACTTCACAGGCAAAGGCACGTACTATTGCGCCGCCTGCGGAAACAAGCTCTTCGCCTCTGACGCCAAGTTTGCCACAGACTGCGGCTGGCCTAGCTTTTTTGAGACTTTTAGAAAGAACGCGGTTGTTTACAAAGAAGACAAATCCTATGGTATGGACCGCATTGAGGTGTTGTGCGGGCGCTGTGACGGTCATTTAGGGCATTTGTTTGACGATGGCCCACCCCCAACCTACAAGCGCTACTGCATGAATTCCATCTCCCTGGACTTTGTGCCCAATAATGGTTTGCAAGTAAATAATTAA
- a CDS encoding nucleoside deaminase, with product MDQFLQAAFEEAQKGYNEGGIPIGSVLVHNGKIIGRGHNKRVQNGSPILHGEMDALENAGRQPASVYKECTIYTTLSPCPMCSGTILLYGIPRVVVGENKTFMGEEELLKSRGVDVTVVDSQECYQLMQQFIQEKPSLWNEDIGV from the coding sequence ATGGACCAATTCTTACAAGCAGCATTTGAAGAAGCGCAGAAAGGCTACAACGAGGGCGGCATTCCCATCGGGTCTGTCTTGGTGCACAACGGAAAAATCATTGGCCGGGGGCACAACAAGCGGGTGCAGAACGGCAGCCCCATTTTGCACGGCGAAATGGATGCGCTGGAGAACGCGGGACGGCAACCGGCCTCTGTGTACAAGGAATGCACCATCTACACCACCCTTTCACCCTGCCCCATGTGTTCAGGTACCATTTTGCTATATGGCATTCCCAGAGTGGTGGTGGGAGAGAACAAGACCTTCATGGGCGAAGAGGAACTGCTCAAAAGCCGAGGCGTGGACGTCACCGTGGTTGATAGCCAGGAGTGTTACCAACTTATGCAGCAGTTTATCCAAGAGAAACCTTCGCTCTGGAACGAGGACATAGGCGTGTAA
- a CDS encoding T6SS amidase immunity protein Tai4 family protein, giving the protein MRKDQQQLRKDYALCMCLRKTYSKETASKIQEEDITRGVLIDISDLYVLYLKLDSLAQEASNRITPSVISDHEGKSFVLLNCLNFYRSKELDKFVKALMSEY; this is encoded by the coding sequence ATGAGAAAGGACCAGCAACAGCTTAGGAAAGACTATGCTTTGTGCATGTGCCTGCGCAAAACCTATTCAAAGGAAACAGCTTCAAAAATTCAGGAAGAAGATATTACCAGAGGGGTTTTAATAGACATCAGTGACTTATATGTTCTCTACCTTAAGTTAGATAGCCTTGCCCAGGAGGCCTCCAACAGAATCACACCAAGCGTTATCTCTGACCATGAAGGCAAGTCATTTGTTCTATTAAACTGCCTTAATTTTTACCGGTCAAAGGAGCTGGACAAATTTGTCAAGGCACTAATGTCAGAATATTAA
- the yidD gene encoding membrane protein insertion efficiency factor YidD, translating to MQWLNWVFKQLFLGLVWLYRYTISPLTPGSCRFTPTCSAFAHQAIVKYGPFKGGWMALKRIGRCHPWGGHGYDPVP from the coding sequence ATGCAGTGGCTGAATTGGGTTTTTAAGCAGTTGTTTCTGGGTTTGGTCTGGCTGTACCGCTACACCATTTCGCCGCTCACGCCGGGCAGTTGCCGCTTCACGCCCACCTGCTCGGCCTTCGCCCACCAAGCCATTGTCAAGTACGGTCCTTTCAAAGGCGGCTGGATGGCCTTGAAACGAATTGGTCGATGCCATCCTTGGGGCGGGCACGGTTATGACCCGGTGCCTTAA
- a CDS encoding S46 family peptidase, whose amino-acid sequence MLKKIYAFVLAISLGASFSAKADEGMWLPLLVKRLNMVDMQKQGLQLTAEEIYNVNNASLKDAIVQFGGFCTGEFISKEGLLLTNHHCGYDAIASNSTPENNLLRDGFWAKTRQEERKNEGLFVDILVRMEDVSGQVLQGITAQTSEQERAKLVAERTKSLADAAKNNGQYVAYVRDFYNGNEFYLFVYERFSDVRLVGTPPESVGKFGGDTDNWMWPRHTGDFSMFRVYMSPDGKPATYSDKNVPYKPKHHLPISMSGVKEGDFSMVFGFPGRTTRFMAGSGLSMAVDQSNPARIKLRERRLAIMKEAMDASQANRLKLASNYASISNYYKYYIGQNEGIKRMKTLNKKATEEKAFQTWADADATRKGLYGSALSDINASYAGQREYNLSAIYRSEAALAPQLMMHAYQYTPVYNMLKEGKADKAQRDQLMAGVKEMNEEFYKSYLASTDQRMFAELMQMYYNDVPKAQHGDIFKDLTSTYKGDFKKWAADIYSKSILGTEAKANAFLANPTLKALENDPAFKVVRAVQQNYTANILPKLTEYNASLAKANRLYVAGLREMNPNKVYYPDANSTLRLSYGTVKGYEPRDGVEYKYYTTLDGLAAKEDPTNEEFIVPAKLMELAAKKDYGKYADNGEMRVAFITNNDITGGNSGSPVINGRGELIGLAFDGNWEAMTGDLVFDPEYKRCINVDIKYVLFVMDKLGNAGHLINEMTLVNNGNPNTQFNPSLNDMKMDGKMEVETPTEEIKIKKKGKETKIKRETKKQKN is encoded by the coding sequence ATGCTTAAAAAGATATATGCATTTGTGTTAGCCATCAGTTTGGGCGCTTCTTTCTCTGCCAAGGCAGATGAAGGGATGTGGCTCCCGCTCTTGGTAAAACGCCTCAACATGGTAGACATGCAGAAGCAAGGCCTGCAGCTTACCGCCGAGGAGATTTACAACGTCAACAACGCCAGCTTGAAGGATGCCATCGTGCAGTTCGGGGGCTTTTGTACCGGTGAGTTCATCTCTAAGGAGGGCTTACTCTTGACCAACCACCACTGCGGGTATGATGCCATTGCGTCTAACTCAACCCCAGAGAACAACTTGTTGCGTGATGGCTTCTGGGCCAAGACTCGTCAGGAGGAAAGAAAGAACGAAGGTCTGTTTGTAGACATCTTGGTGCGCATGGAAGACGTGTCGGGTCAGGTGTTGCAGGGAATCACGGCCCAGACGTCTGAGCAGGAGCGTGCCAAATTAGTGGCTGAGCGCACCAAGTCTCTGGCAGATGCCGCCAAGAACAACGGTCAGTACGTGGCCTACGTGCGCGACTTCTACAATGGCAACGAGTTCTATTTGTTTGTCTATGAGCGTTTCTCAGACGTACGTCTGGTAGGCACGCCGCCAGAAAGCGTTGGTAAGTTTGGTGGTGACACAGACAACTGGATGTGGCCACGTCATACCGGCGACTTCTCCATGTTTAGAGTGTACATGAGCCCAGACGGCAAGCCGGCTACCTACTCAGACAAGAACGTGCCTTATAAGCCAAAGCACCACTTGCCTATCTCTATGAGCGGCGTGAAAGAAGGTGACTTCTCTATGGTGTTCGGGTTCCCGGGCCGTACCACGCGTTTCATGGCCGGTTCTGGCTTGAGCATGGCGGTAGATCAGTCTAACCCAGCGCGTATCAAATTGCGCGAGCGCCGTTTGGCCATCATGAAAGAAGCCATGGACGCCTCGCAGGCCAACCGTCTGAAACTGGCCTCTAACTACGCCAGTATCAGCAACTACTACAAATACTACATTGGGCAGAACGAGGGCATCAAGCGTATGAAAACGCTTAACAAGAAAGCCACCGAAGAGAAAGCCTTCCAAACTTGGGCTGATGCCGATGCCACCCGCAAAGGCCTTTACGGAAGCGCCCTTTCTGACATCAACGCCTCTTACGCTGGTCAGCGCGAATACAACTTGTCAGCCATCTACCGTTCTGAAGCCGCTTTGGCGCCTCAGTTGATGATGCATGCTTACCAGTACACCCCAGTTTACAATATGCTGAAAGAAGGCAAAGCCGACAAAGCCCAGCGTGACCAGTTGATGGCCGGCGTGAAGGAGATGAACGAGGAGTTCTACAAGAGCTACCTGGCGTCTACAGACCAGCGCATGTTTGCTGAGCTGATGCAGATGTACTACAATGACGTGCCAAAAGCACAGCACGGTGACATCTTTAAAGACCTGACGTCTACTTACAAAGGTGACTTCAAGAAATGGGCGGCAGACATCTACAGCAAGTCTATCTTAGGCACTGAGGCCAAAGCCAACGCGTTCCTGGCCAACCCCACCTTGAAAGCTCTGGAGAATGACCCAGCGTTCAAAGTAGTGCGTGCCGTTCAGCAGAACTACACTGCCAACATCTTGCCTAAGCTAACCGAGTACAACGCGTCGCTGGCCAAAGCCAACCGCTTGTACGTAGCCGGTTTGCGTGAGATGAACCCGAATAAAGTGTACTATCCAGATGCTAACTCTACGCTTCGTTTAAGCTACGGTACCGTGAAAGGCTATGAGCCGCGTGATGGTGTGGAGTACAAGTACTACACTACGCTAGACGGATTGGCTGCCAAAGAAGACCCAACCAATGAGGAGTTCATTGTGCCTGCCAAGTTGATGGAACTGGCTGCCAAGAAAGACTATGGCAAGTACGCAGACAACGGCGAGATGCGCGTAGCCTTCATCACCAACAATGACATTACGGGTGGTAACTCAGGTTCGCCGGTAATCAATGGTAGAGGTGAGTTGATTGGTTTGGCCTTTGACGGTAACTGGGAAGCCATGACCGGTGACTTAGTATTTGACCCTGAGTACAAGCGTTGCATCAACGTAGACATCAAATACGTGCTCTTCGTGATGGACAAACTGGGCAACGCTGGTCACCTGATCAATGAGATGACCTTGGTCAATAACGGTAACCCCAACACCCAGTTCAACCCATCTTTGAACGACATGAAGATGGACGGCAAGATGGAAGTAGAGACACCTACTGAGGAAATCAAAATCAAAAAGAAAGGCAAAGAGACCAAAATCAAGCGCGAAACCAAGAAGCAGAAGAACTAA
- a CDS encoding helix-hairpin-helix domain-containing protein yields MWAQEIPRQAVDVELLVQELFAQQNDENTVTYEDLYETLLQYYRQPLDLNRASREELRGLWLLSESQISSLLQHIAENGRLLSLYELQAIPGFDLLTIRRLLPFVTVQGQGHTGQRTWRERIKQADNHSLLLRYDRTLQEQRGYTAPEGRSTTRYLGSPDKYLLRYRLSQAKDFSFGLTAEKDAGEQFSWSPSQRLYGFDFYSFHAQLYDRGQFKTIAVGDYQLQFGQGLLLSSGLGVGKGSETITTVRRSQVGIRPHTSAMETNFFRGMAATHRWRRLESTLFYSNRKVDASVSETAQNEEELIEEIGRLGSIQTSGLYRTPTEFTNRNRAREQVMGGDVTYRNLAQTLSIGLTALTTRYNLSLQKRPEPYNLFTFSGRQNSGVGLHYSYLWQNFNFFGETARSENGGLGTVNGILASLSERVEMAFVYRHYARDFQSLYGNAFGESTRNQNEDGFYSGLKLKLSNRWQLTAFYDRFRFPWLRYRVEAPSDGDEYLLRLQFVPSKTTLLYAQFQQERKARNETAEGNALAQVTETQSQRLLLLLDVSPLPSLRLRSRVQMSQFQQSGEKQKGYLMAQDVTWDRNSTRLSARYSLFDTDGYDARQYAPEQDVLYAFSIPVFTGTGTHVYLLAQHQLNQHLDVWAKLSLTQYRNQYTVSSGLEEIQGPRRTDVRVQVRYRF; encoded by the coding sequence GTGTGGGCACAAGAAATCCCCAGGCAGGCGGTAGATGTGGAGTTGTTGGTCCAAGAACTGTTCGCCCAGCAGAATGATGAAAACACTGTAACTTATGAGGATTTATATGAGACCCTACTCCAATATTACCGGCAGCCTTTAGACCTAAACCGCGCCAGCCGGGAAGAGCTGCGCGGACTGTGGCTCTTGTCAGAAAGTCAGATATCCAGTTTACTCCAACACATAGCAGAGAACGGCAGGCTGTTGAGCTTATATGAATTGCAGGCCATTCCGGGGTTTGACCTACTCACTATTAGAAGATTATTGCCATTTGTAACGGTTCAAGGCCAAGGGCATACAGGGCAGAGGACATGGCGGGAAAGAATTAAACAGGCCGATAATCATTCTCTGCTGCTGCGCTATGATAGAACCTTACAGGAACAAAGAGGCTATACTGCTCCCGAAGGCCGTTCCACTACCCGTTACTTGGGTTCACCAGATAAATACTTGCTTAGGTACAGACTCAGTCAAGCAAAAGACTTCAGTTTTGGCCTCACCGCCGAGAAAGATGCCGGGGAGCAGTTTTCCTGGAGCCCTAGCCAACGCCTGTATGGGTTTGATTTCTACTCCTTCCACGCGCAGTTGTATGACAGAGGCCAGTTCAAAACCATAGCGGTCGGCGATTATCAATTGCAGTTTGGGCAGGGTCTGTTGCTTTCGAGTGGTTTGGGGGTAGGGAAGGGCTCAGAAACCATTACCACCGTGAGACGCAGTCAGGTGGGCATTCGGCCGCATACCTCGGCCATGGAAACTAATTTCTTCAGAGGAATGGCTGCCACCCACCGTTGGCGAAGACTGGAAAGCACCCTCTTTTACTCTAATAGAAAAGTGGACGCCTCTGTGTCTGAAACAGCGCAGAACGAAGAGGAGTTAATCGAAGAAATTGGCAGACTGGGCAGTATCCAGACCTCGGGCCTGTACCGCACGCCCACTGAGTTTACCAACCGCAACAGAGCCAGGGAGCAGGTGATGGGCGGCGATGTCACCTATAGAAATCTCGCGCAAACCTTAAGCATTGGTTTGACCGCCCTGACTACCCGCTACAACCTGTCCTTGCAGAAGAGGCCGGAGCCCTACAACTTGTTTACTTTTAGCGGAAGGCAGAACAGCGGGGTAGGCCTGCACTACAGCTACCTTTGGCAGAATTTCAACTTCTTCGGAGAAACAGCTAGGTCAGAAAATGGCGGATTAGGCACAGTAAATGGGATATTGGCCAGCTTGTCTGAACGCGTGGAGATGGCCTTCGTGTACCGCCATTATGCCAGGGATTTCCAGAGTCTCTATGGCAATGCCTTCGGCGAAAGCACGCGCAACCAGAACGAGGACGGCTTTTACTCCGGCCTTAAACTGAAGTTGAGCAACCGTTGGCAGCTCACCGCCTTTTATGACCGGTTCCGGTTTCCTTGGCTACGCTACAGGGTAGAAGCGCCCTCAGATGGTGACGAGTATTTGCTGCGACTGCAGTTTGTGCCCTCCAAAACCACCCTGCTCTATGCCCAGTTTCAACAGGAACGCAAAGCCCGCAACGAAACTGCGGAAGGAAATGCTTTGGCCCAGGTCACTGAAACGCAATCGCAGCGGCTGTTGCTCTTGCTGGATGTGAGCCCCTTGCCTTCGCTCAGGCTGAGGTCACGGGTACAGATGAGTCAGTTTCAGCAATCTGGAGAAAAGCAAAAAGGCTATCTGATGGCGCAAGACGTGACCTGGGACCGGAATAGTACTCGGCTAAGCGCCCGCTATTCCCTCTTTGACACAGACGGCTACGACGCCCGGCAATATGCCCCCGAGCAGGATGTGCTCTATGCCTTTTCTATTCCAGTATTCACGGGCACCGGCACACACGTCTACCTATTGGCCCAGCACCAACTCAACCAGCACCTGGATGTCTGGGCCAAACTCAGCCTCACCCAATATAGGAACCAATATACGGTGAGCTCAGGCTTGGAGGAGATTCAAGGACCCAGAAGAACCGATGTTAGGGTGCAGGTGCGGTATCGTTTTTAG
- a CDS encoding NAD(P)/FAD-dependent oxidoreductase produces MSSKPTALIIGAGPAGLTAAFEFLEHTTVHPVVVEATERVGGISATIEYKGNRMDIGGHRFFSKSDRVMDWWLSILPLHLEPGQSIGSLAYQGKSREIPVVTATTGDAPQDVMLLRQRKSRIFFRRQFFDYPLSFSLATLSQLGWVWSAKAGFSYFKQVVFPLKKERNLEDFFINRFGKHLYKTFFKSYTEKVWGVPCQQISAEWGAQRIKALSITEAVKHFLRQQFFTPKGDFTQKDTQTSLIEQFLYPKLGPGHLWEVVTRKVREKGGEVHLHQKVVGLELTGNRITSVTIHNSEIKQDYTLSPEYVISTMPIRDLVSALGEAVPQEVREISEHLPYRNFLTVGILLHKLAIQEGEDPLIHDNWIYIQEPDVLAGRLQIFNNWSPYLVRDPDTVWLGVEYFCQGEDALWHMSEPELKQLAIDELDKLGIISADQVIDSTVFKMPKAYPAYFGSYTEFPKVQAFLDGIENLFLVGRNGMHKYNNQDHSMLTAMLAVENITSGRTDKFNLWEVNTEQEYHEGSSEK; encoded by the coding sequence ATGTCCTCAAAACCGACAGCCTTGATTATTGGGGCTGGCCCTGCCGGGCTTACGGCTGCGTTTGAATTCCTTGAGCACACCACGGTGCATCCGGTGGTGGTGGAAGCAACGGAGCGGGTGGGTGGTATTTCTGCCACCATTGAGTACAAAGGCAACCGCATGGACATTGGAGGCCACCGCTTTTTCTCTAAGTCTGACCGGGTCATGGATTGGTGGCTGTCCATCTTGCCTCTGCATCTGGAGCCTGGACAGTCCATAGGATCTCTCGCGTATCAGGGCAAATCCAGGGAAATTCCGGTAGTTACCGCTACAACAGGTGATGCGCCACAAGATGTAATGTTGCTGCGCCAACGCAAATCCCGCATCTTCTTTAGAAGGCAGTTCTTTGACTACCCTCTTTCCTTTTCGCTTGCCACTCTCTCACAGTTGGGCTGGGTCTGGTCGGCCAAGGCCGGATTCAGTTATTTTAAACAAGTAGTCTTCCCGTTAAAGAAGGAGCGCAACCTGGAGGACTTCTTCATCAATAGGTTTGGCAAGCACCTCTACAAGACTTTTTTCAAGTCCTATACTGAGAAGGTCTGGGGCGTGCCCTGCCAACAGATAAGCGCTGAATGGGGTGCCCAGCGCATCAAAGCCTTGTCCATCACCGAAGCGGTCAAACACTTTCTGCGGCAGCAGTTCTTCACTCCCAAAGGGGATTTCACCCAGAAGGACACTCAAACCTCCCTTATTGAGCAGTTCCTATACCCCAAACTGGGCCCTGGGCATTTATGGGAGGTGGTAACCCGCAAAGTGAGAGAGAAAGGCGGCGAGGTGCATCTGCACCAGAAAGTGGTGGGTTTGGAGCTGACAGGCAATAGAATCACCTCGGTGACCATTCATAATTCAGAGATCAAACAGGATTACACTCTTTCCCCGGAGTATGTCATCTCCACAATGCCTATTAGGGACTTGGTATCCGCTTTAGGCGAGGCCGTCCCTCAGGAGGTGCGCGAGATAAGCGAGCACCTCCCCTACCGGAACTTCCTGACGGTGGGTATCCTATTGCACAAACTGGCCATCCAGGAAGGAGAAGACCCGCTCATCCATGACAACTGGATATACATCCAAGAGCCAGACGTCCTGGCCGGCAGGTTGCAGATCTTCAATAATTGGAGTCCTTACCTGGTAAGAGACCCGGACACGGTGTGGTTGGGGGTGGAGTATTTCTGCCAGGGCGAAGACGCGCTTTGGCACATGAGCGAACCCGAGCTGAAACAGTTGGCCATAGACGAACTAGACAAGTTGGGCATCATCTCCGCAGATCAGGTCATAGACAGCACCGTCTTTAAAATGCCGAAGGCTTATCCGGCTTATTTCGGTTCCTATACAGAATTCCCAAAGGTGCAGGCGTTTTTAGACGGTATAGAAAACCTGTTTCTGGTAGGGAGGAACGGCATGCACAAGTACAACAACCAGGACCATTCCATGCTTACCGCCATGCTGGCCGTGGAGAACATTACCAGCGGACGCACGGACAAGTTCAACCTTTGGGAGGTGAACACAGAGCAGGAGTACCATGAGGGTTCTTCAGAGAAGTAA
- a CDS encoding FdtA/QdtA family cupin domain-containing protein: MKDRERKPYLVEFPVIGEPSVGFISIAEKAGVLPFDCKRVFWIYNTPESILRGRHAHYATEQIIIAVTGRILVTTELASGEIQVFVLESPQSGVYVPPNVWHTMQYSSNAIQLVLASTAFEEADYIRDYAMFKQVWN, translated from the coding sequence ATGAAGGACAGAGAAAGGAAACCATATCTTGTTGAATTCCCGGTAATAGGTGAGCCGAGTGTTGGTTTCATTTCTATTGCAGAGAAGGCCGGTGTGCTCCCTTTTGATTGTAAGCGCGTATTCTGGATCTATAATACACCAGAGAGCATCTTACGCGGCAGGCATGCGCACTATGCCACAGAACAGATCATCATTGCCGTAACCGGCCGAATTCTGGTGACCACAGAGCTTGCCAGTGGTGAAATACAGGTGTTTGTGTTGGAGAGTCCTCAATCAGGCGTCTACGTACCACCTAATGTGTGGCATACCATGCAGTACTCATCCAACGCCATCCAACTGGTATTGGCGTCTACGGCATTTGAAGAGGCAGATTACATTAGGGACTATGCAATGTTTAAGCAGGTATGGAATTAG
- a CDS encoding GNAT family N-acetyltransferase: protein MELEALLQARIGELGFYSPYSFLREFSPVEQFQFFVKPSINKLLSLLNDSVKTIQVDGNEFVFLFERLSWDSSFFNRNCYKLFTVLYQPCPPAALIQAAHQFKIFLSLHGNTYCFIELPSEDVFLLQCLTAAGIQLVETRLHYHRQDLVNFSNERFPVRVATASDGEALAQLAAQQRNPFDRTHADIHFTTKEADAYLVRYAQEALNGFCAGVLVPRGSAQPVNAFLAYSIFQETLPAKPMKRFHVALAAVSPSYQGGLYKLLSELVYKAKAEEALCVTYTTQTTNRAAIRTCEKLDFRFGRATHILSFSA, encoded by the coding sequence ATGGAATTAGAGGCGTTGCTCCAGGCTAGAATAGGGGAACTAGGTTTTTACAGCCCGTATAGCTTTTTGCGGGAGTTCAGCCCGGTAGAGCAGTTTCAGTTTTTTGTGAAGCCTAGCATAAACAAACTCTTATCGTTACTAAATGATTCTGTCAAAACCATTCAAGTGGACGGGAATGAATTTGTCTTTCTGTTTGAGCGACTTTCCTGGGACAGCTCTTTTTTCAATAGAAACTGCTACAAGCTCTTCACGGTGTTGTACCAACCGTGTCCGCCTGCGGCACTCATACAGGCTGCCCACCAATTCAAAATTTTCCTTTCTCTGCATGGAAATACCTACTGTTTCATAGAACTGCCTTCCGAAGACGTTTTTCTGTTGCAATGCTTAACCGCGGCGGGCATCCAATTGGTAGAAACCCGACTTCATTATCACAGACAGGATCTGGTAAACTTTTCAAATGAGCGTTTCCCGGTTAGAGTTGCCACGGCTTCGGATGGAGAAGCTTTAGCGCAATTGGCGGCCCAGCAGAGAAATCCTTTTGATAGAACCCACGCAGACATCCACTTCACCACCAAGGAGGCAGATGCTTACCTGGTCAGGTACGCCCAGGAGGCTCTAAATGGCTTTTGTGCGGGAGTTTTGGTGCCAAGAGGATCGGCACAGCCAGTGAATGCCTTTCTGGCGTATTCTATTTTTCAGGAAACACTGCCAGCCAAGCCCATGAAGAGATTCCATGTTGCCTTGGCCGCAGTAAGCCCCTCTTATCAAGGTGGCTTGTATAAGCTGTTGAGTGAATTAGTTTATAAAGCAAAAGCCGAGGAAGCTTTGTGTGTTACCTATACCACCCAAACCACCAACCGGGCAGCCATCAGGACATGTGAGAAGCTGGACTTTCGCTTTGGAAGAGCCACCCATATACTTTCTTTTAGTGCTTAA